Proteins co-encoded in one Pseudomonas fluorescens genomic window:
- a CDS encoding LysR family transcriptional regulator: MNFNSESIELFLAVIERGSFSAAARALGKVPSAVSMAIGNLEAELGYSLFDRSHREPQPTAMALSLVPHARLIADQLKQLQVHAVQLSLGLESKLSIGVAADIDRRRLLTAIKDISERHPLLDIEVLTAPQDDVLAMLHSGRISVCLAFAGLSVNVLERFQFVGTERMIATLAADSPLLQGQDLFLEDLVHVRQIVVGSRDLPISETRPLVAESHWRTDSLETALEMVEAGLGWGNFPLSVVQPWLDSGRLKRLNFRNIENGLVLPVHAVWLKSQPLQKGALALVELLGG; this comes from the coding sequence GTGAATTTCAACAGTGAAAGCATCGAGCTGTTTCTCGCCGTGATCGAGCGCGGCTCGTTTTCCGCCGCTGCCAGGGCGTTGGGCAAAGTCCCGTCGGCGGTGAGCATGGCCATCGGTAATCTGGAGGCGGAACTCGGTTACTCGCTGTTTGATCGCAGTCACCGAGAACCGCAACCCACGGCCATGGCACTTTCGCTGGTTCCCCATGCGCGATTGATCGCCGATCAGCTCAAGCAATTGCAGGTGCACGCGGTGCAGTTGTCGTTGGGGCTGGAGAGCAAGTTATCGATCGGCGTGGCGGCGGATATCGATCGCCGACGGTTGCTGACGGCGATCAAGGACATCAGCGAGCGCCATCCGCTGCTCGACATTGAAGTGCTGACCGCGCCACAGGACGATGTGCTGGCGATGCTCCACAGTGGCCGGATCAGCGTGTGCCTGGCGTTCGCCGGGTTGAGCGTGAATGTGCTGGAGCGTTTTCAGTTTGTCGGCACTGAGCGGATGATCGCCACGCTGGCGGCGGACAGTCCGCTGTTGCAGGGGCAGGACCTGTTTCTCGAGGATCTGGTGCATGTCCGGCAGATCGTCGTCGGCAGTCGCGACTTGCCGATCAGCGAAACCCGGCCGCTGGTGGCCGAATCCCACTGGCGCACCGACAGCCTGGAAACGGCGCTGGAAATGGTCGAGGCGGGGTTGGGCTGGGGCAATTTTCCGTTGTCGGTGGTACAGCCGTGGCTCGATAGCGGACGCTTGAAACGGCTGAATTTTCGCAACATCGAAAACGGTCTGGTGCTGCCGGTGCACGCGGTGTGGCTCAAGAGCCAGCCGTTGCAGAAGGGCGCGCTGGCTCTGGTGGAGTTGCTGGGAGGTTGA
- a CDS encoding PACE efflux transporter — MQGVKRKLVYVSLYEVIGMTFSALGLALLSGTSPGSTGPLALIITTIAVTWNFIYTSLFERWESRQASRTRTVKRRIAHAVGFQLTLIVFLIPLIAWWMNISLVQAFLLDLALIVFIPCYTFAFNWLFDRVFGLPASALPDPQPAT; from the coding sequence ATGCAAGGCGTCAAACGCAAACTGGTTTATGTGTCGCTCTATGAAGTGATCGGCATGACCTTCTCGGCCCTCGGCCTGGCCCTGTTGTCCGGCACCTCGCCCGGCAGCACCGGCCCGCTGGCGTTGATCATCACCACCATCGCCGTGACCTGGAACTTCATCTACACCTCGTTGTTCGAACGCTGGGAAAGCCGCCAGGCCTCGCGCACCCGCACGGTGAAACGGCGCATTGCCCACGCCGTCGGCTTCCAGCTGACGCTGATCGTGTTCCTGATTCCGCTGATCGCCTGGTGGATGAACATCAGTCTGGTGCAGGCCTTTTTGCTGGATCTGGCGCTGATCGTGTTCATCCCTTGCTACACCTTCGCGTTCAACTGGTTGTTTGACCGGGTGTTCGGCTTGCCAGCGTCTGCGCTGCCGGATCCGCAGCCCGCGACATAA
- a CDS encoding MFS transporter, which produces MTAHAPAAQRDGIDPIRAAEISARIDRLPAVATIWRLVALLSIGGFFELYDLFQTAYISPGLIRDGIFATGNQGVFGFSDQAAFASATFLGLFLGASLLSPMADRFGRRAIFTFALVWYTVATVLMGVQSSALGIICMRFLVGIGLGIELVTIDAYLSELVPKRMRSSAFAFAFFVQFLSVPAVALMSWWLVPQAPFGVSGWRWVVLASAVFALFIWWLRKRLPESPRWLAQHGRFDEANRILDDIEARCEKDHRQPLDAPEAVAVDVEGKGRFADIWQPPYRRRALMLIVFHIFQAIGFFGFGNWLPALLSGQGVSVTHSLMYAFIITLAYPLGPLLFVKFANRFENKWQIVGSALGAMSFGTLFALQTSAFGLIFCGVMITFCNAWLSFSYHSYQSELFPTNIRARAVGFCYSFSRLSTVFSSLLIGLFLDHFGTPGVLAFIVASMLIVMLTIGYFGPRTRNLALENIAHR; this is translated from the coding sequence ATGACTGCACACGCCCCCGCCGCGCAACGCGACGGCATCGACCCGATACGCGCCGCCGAGATTTCCGCCCGCATCGACCGCCTCCCGGCAGTCGCCACGATCTGGCGGCTGGTGGCGCTGCTGTCGATCGGTGGTTTCTTCGAACTCTACGACCTGTTCCAGACCGCCTACATCAGCCCCGGCCTGATCCGCGACGGCATTTTCGCCACCGGCAATCAGGGCGTGTTCGGGTTCTCCGATCAGGCTGCGTTCGCCTCGGCGACGTTCCTCGGACTGTTTCTCGGTGCCAGCCTGCTGAGCCCGATGGCGGACCGTTTCGGGCGGCGGGCAATCTTCACCTTCGCGCTGGTCTGGTACACCGTGGCCACAGTTTTGATGGGCGTGCAGAGTTCGGCGCTGGGGATCATCTGCATGCGTTTTCTGGTGGGCATCGGTCTCGGCATCGAACTGGTGACCATCGACGCCTACCTCTCGGAACTGGTGCCCAAGCGCATGCGCAGTTCGGCGTTCGCTTTCGCGTTTTTCGTGCAGTTCCTGTCGGTGCCAGCGGTGGCGTTGATGTCCTGGTGGCTGGTGCCGCAGGCGCCGTTCGGGGTGTCCGGCTGGCGCTGGGTGGTGTTGGCCAGCGCAGTGTTTGCGCTGTTCATCTGGTGGCTGCGCAAACGTCTGCCGGAGTCGCCGCGCTGGCTGGCCCAGCATGGCCGTTTCGATGAGGCGAACCGGATTCTCGACGACATTGAGGCGCGCTGTGAGAAAGATCATCGCCAGCCACTCGACGCACCGGAAGCCGTGGCAGTCGATGTCGAGGGCAAGGGCCGTTTCGCCGATATCTGGCAACCGCCCTATCGCCGCCGCGCGTTGATGCTGATCGTCTTCCACATCTTCCAGGCCATCGGCTTTTTCGGCTTCGGCAACTGGCTGCCGGCGCTGCTTTCCGGTCAGGGTGTCAGCGTCACTCACAGCCTGATGTACGCGTTCATCATCACCCTCGCCTACCCGCTCGGGCCGTTGCTGTTCGTCAAATTCGCCAACCGCTTCGAGAACAAGTGGCAGATCGTCGGCTCGGCCCTCGGCGCCATGAGCTTCGGCACCTTGTTCGCGTTGCAGACCAGCGCCTTCGGCCTGATCTTCTGCGGGGTGATGATCACCTTCTGCAACGCCTGGCTGAGCTTCAGTTATCACTCCTATCAGAGCGAATTGTTCCCCACCAACATCCGCGCCCGGGCCGTGGGGTTCTGCTATTCGTTCAGTCGCTTGTCGACGGTGTTCAGCAGCCTGCTGATCGGTTTGTTCCTCGACCACTTCGGCACGCCGGGCGTGTTGGCGTTCATCGTCGCCAGCATGCTGATCGTGATGCTTACCATCGGCTACTTCGGCCCCCGCACCCGAAACCTCGCACTGGAAAACATCGCCCATCGCTGA
- a CDS encoding methyl-accepting chemotaxis protein, translating to MTTLQTAAESAHSTSVQNDACAQKGSQVVQQTVQIIQDISRDLNEAALSIDAVSKQSDIIGTIVQTIRGIADQTNLLALNAAIEAARAGEHGRGFAVVADEVRSLAARTSQATLEIVDVVRKNHELSLSAVSSMQSSLSRTGLGVELANEAGDAIREIQQGSRHVVDAISQFNETLQLN from the coding sequence ATGACCACGCTGCAGACCGCCGCGGAATCGGCCCACAGCACCTCGGTACAAAACGACGCCTGCGCGCAAAAAGGCTCACAGGTCGTGCAGCAAACGGTGCAGATCATTCAGGACATTTCCCGCGACCTCAACGAAGCGGCGCTGAGCATCGATGCGGTCAGCAAACAGTCGGACATCATCGGCACCATCGTCCAGACCATTCGCGGGATTGCCGACCAGACCAACCTGCTGGCGCTCAACGCGGCCATCGAAGCAGCGCGGGCCGGTGAGCACGGGCGTGGTTTTGCGGTGGTGGCGGACGAGGTGCGCAGTCTTGCGGCGCGGACCAGTCAGGCGACCCTGGAGATCGTCGATGTGGTGCGCAAGAACCATGAGCTGTCACTGAGCGCAGTGTCGAGCATGCAGTCGAGCCTGAGCCGCACCGGGCTCGGGGTGGAACTGGCGAACGAGGCGGGCGACGCAATCCGGGAGATCCAGCAGGGTTCGCGGCATGTGGTGGATGCGATCAGCCAGTTCAATGAGACTTTGCAGTTGAACTGA